GCGATGGTCTGGCTGTCTCGCGTGTTACTCGTAATGAAATTGGGTTCCGCTATTTTAGAAGTCTTGAGGCAGGTTGCAGTGTTTGTTGCCATGTACTGTTGCATGCGTTATGGCCTTACCTGGTTTGCCACTGTTCTTGAGTGTCCATCGGGTGTGAATTCCTCTTTCCATGATAGGCCGTAGAGAGTGGCAGCCACGTAGCTGCGTTCGTAGGCACTGAGAGGCACAGTTCGTGACTGACGTTTCTGAGCAAGCAAACCTAGCCGGCTACGAGGCAAAACGTTGTGTTTTGCTGCTGTGCTGCACGAGACGTGGGCAGCCAGTGAATTACTTTGCTCGCTTGCGCTCCTGTAGCTCGAGAGTCCCTGCCCGCGGGAAAAGCTTGTCGCACATGTTGCTTGGCTCCTTATCTCGGCCTTCCCATGAAATCCCTCTCTGCCACCAGCCCAACAGAACAACTGGATAGTCCTGTCACTTTC
This portion of the Toxoplasma gondii ME49 chromosome III, whole genome shotgun sequence genome encodes:
- a CDS encoding hypothetical protein (encoded by transcript TGME49_253680), which codes for MESDRTIQLFCWAGGREGFHGKAEIRSQATCATSFSRGQGLSSYRSASEQSNSLAAHVSCSTAAKHNVLPRSRLGLLAQKRQSRTVPLSAYERSYVAATLYGLSWKEEFTPDGHSRTVANQPGVELPTVFSNKKDNRRDDHPKQWLPYDKLHPLLELFR